The following proteins are encoded in a genomic region of Sphingopyxis sp. YF1:
- a CDS encoding fatty acid--CoA ligase has translation MKELADLLTFDEFITHWAADRPARVALREEDRVFTYADLDDLTAKVASALFAAGLRKGDRIAWIGKNSDLYFLLFFGAARAGIVMAPIGWRLSPAEWAYVLNDTGAKILFTGPGFDAAAQQLAGKLEQYPLILGADEARARIAATPRAGFEGAGPDDAVLQLYTSGTTGNPKGAVLSNRNLFALRRNSSDLDIPYTKWDDDEAVLVAMPCAHIGGTGLGIMALGAGLPGIILAEFNPEGVFDAVEHHGVTRFFIVPAALQMLLLHPRCAETDFSRLKYILYGAAPIPLELLRQCIKMFGAQFIQAYGMTETTGTICMLPPEDHDPEGNARMRSAGKPLPGVEIRILGDEGQELPVGEVGEVVTRSSNNMLEYWNLPEATAKTMTADGWIHTGDAGYLDADGYLYIHDRMKDMIISGGENVYPAEVESAIFGHPAVQEVAVIGIPDAKWGETVKAVVVPKPGMSVDEGDIIAWARERIAAFKAPRSVDVIEALPRNASGKILRKDLRAPYWEGYERMVN, from the coding sequence ATGAAAGAGCTGGCCGACCTTCTGACATTCGACGAATTCATCACCCATTGGGCGGCCGACCGGCCCGCGCGGGTCGCGCTGCGCGAGGAGGATCGGGTCTTCACCTATGCCGACCTCGACGACCTGACCGCGAAAGTGGCGAGCGCACTCTTTGCGGCGGGGCTTCGGAAGGGCGATCGCATCGCCTGGATCGGCAAGAACAGCGATCTTTATTTCCTCCTCTTCTTTGGCGCCGCGCGTGCGGGCATCGTGATGGCGCCGATCGGCTGGCGGCTGTCGCCGGCCGAATGGGCCTATGTGCTCAACGACACGGGCGCGAAAATCCTGTTCACCGGTCCGGGGTTCGACGCGGCGGCGCAGCAACTCGCGGGCAAGCTCGAGCAATATCCGCTGATCCTCGGCGCGGACGAAGCGCGCGCGCGGATCGCCGCGACCCCGCGCGCGGGTTTCGAGGGCGCGGGCCCCGACGACGCGGTGCTTCAGCTCTATACGTCGGGCACTACAGGTAACCCCAAGGGCGCCGTGCTGTCGAACCGCAACCTCTTCGCGCTCCGCCGCAATTCGAGCGACCTCGACATACCCTATACCAAGTGGGACGACGACGAGGCGGTGCTGGTTGCCATGCCCTGCGCGCATATCGGCGGCACCGGGCTCGGCATCATGGCCCTCGGGGCGGGGCTGCCCGGGATCATCCTCGCCGAATTCAACCCCGAAGGCGTGTTCGACGCGGTCGAGCATCATGGCGTGACGCGCTTCTTCATCGTGCCGGCGGCGCTGCAGATGCTGCTGCTCCACCCGCGCTGCGCCGAGACCGATTTCAGCCGGCTCAAATATATCCTCTATGGTGCGGCGCCGATCCCGCTCGAACTGCTGCGCCAGTGCATCAAGATGTTCGGGGCCCAGTTCATCCAGGCCTATGGCATGACCGAAACGACGGGCACGATCTGCATGCTGCCGCCGGAGGATCATGATCCCGAGGGCAATGCGCGCATGCGGTCGGCGGGCAAGCCGCTGCCCGGCGTCGAAATCCGCATCCTCGGCGACGAGGGGCAGGAGCTTCCGGTCGGCGAGGTGGGCGAGGTCGTCACCCGCTCGTCGAACAACATGCTGGAATATTGGAACCTGCCCGAGGCGACAGCGAAGACGATGACCGCCGACGGCTGGATCCATACCGGCGACGCGGGCTATCTCGACGCCGACGGCTATCTCTACATCCATGACCGGATGAAGGACATGATCATCTCGGGCGGCGAGAATGTCTATCCGGCCGAGGTCGAGAGCGCGATCTTCGGCCATCCCGCGGTGCAGGAGGTCGCGGTGATCGGCATCCCCGATGCCAAATGGGGCGAGACGGTGAAGGCGGTGGTCGTGCCCAAGCCGGGAATGAGCGTCGACGAGGGCGACATCATCGCGTGGGCGCGCGAACGCATCGCCGCGTTCAAGGCGCCGCGCAGCGTCGACGTGATCGAAGCGCTGCCGCGCAACGCCAGCGGCAAGATCCTCCGCAAGGACCTCCGCGCGCCCTATTGGGAGGGCTATGAGCGGATGGTGAACTAG
- a CDS encoding SUKH-4 family immunity protein, whose translation MDAQDFKAAWEREGDTLYRFTGEEIGHAQTTAVAEHFLTTAGLPVEAAPCLSFGQQSLDRLPEGARNDYLAIGSDGAGNPIVIDKTGAVLLLDHDGKFEPSYVNHDVPTLAASLLRYRDLIDEAATVPDFDGALSLVLRESFAGFLEKLDPRSLEENQLWSSELRLR comes from the coding sequence CAGGATTTCAAAGCAGCATGGGAGCGGGAGGGCGACACGCTGTATCGCTTTACCGGCGAAGAGATTGGTCACGCCCAGACGACGGCAGTGGCCGAGCATTTTTTGACTACCGCTGGCCTTCCGGTGGAAGCAGCTCCCTGTCTCAGCTTCGGACAGCAGTCGCTTGATCGGCTGCCGGAAGGCGCCCGCAACGACTATCTGGCTATCGGGTCGGACGGTGCCGGAAACCCTATTGTTATTGATAAAACTGGCGCCGTCCTGCTCTTAGACCACGACGGAAAGTTTGAACCGTCGTACGTAAACCACGATGTTCCAACTCTTGCGGCTTCGCTTCTGCGATATCGCGATTTGATTGACGAAGCCGCAACCGTGCCGGACTTTGATGGGGCGCTTTCTCTAGTCCTGCGAGAATCGTTTGCTGGCTTTCTGGAAAAGCTGGATCCGAGGTCTCTCGAAGAAAATCAACTATGGTCTAGCGAACTACGACTTAGGTAG
- the nusG gene encoding transcription termination/antitermination protein NusG: protein MARWYIIHAYSGFENKVRDSVLAEAERMGLSQLVESVEVPVETVTEVKRGKKVQAERKFFPGYVLAKLTMTDDVYHLVKNTPKVTGFLGSMGKPQAISEAEAARILNSKEEAAARPKTEIRVDYEIGDQVKVLEGPFASFNGVVEELDFDKARVKVSVSIFGRATPVELDFEQVERMK from the coding sequence ATGGCGCGCTGGTACATCATTCACGCCTATTCGGGTTTCGAGAACAAGGTTCGCGATTCGGTGCTCGCCGAGGCCGAGCGCATGGGGCTTTCGCAGCTCGTGGAATCGGTCGAGGTGCCCGTCGAGACGGTGACCGAGGTCAAGCGCGGCAAGAAGGTGCAGGCCGAGCGGAAATTCTTCCCCGGCTACGTCCTCGCCAAGCTCACGATGACCGACGATGTCTATCACCTCGTCAAGAACACGCCGAAGGTCACGGGCTTCCTCGGTTCGATGGGCAAGCCGCAGGCGATCAGCGAAGCCGAAGCCGCGCGCATCCTGAACAGCAAGGAAGAAGCGGCCGCGCGCCCCAAGACCGAGATCCGCGTCGATTACGAGATCGGCGACCAGGTCAAGGTGCTCGAAGGCCCGTTCGCGAGCTTCAACGGCGTTGTCGAGGAACTCGACTTCGACAAGGCGCGCGTCAAGGTCAGCGTCTCGATCTTCGGCCGCGCGACGCCCGTCGAGCTGGATTTCGAGCAGGTCGAACGCATGAAGTGA
- a CDS encoding MFS transporter, which translates to MATTAPTLSARGVESSALTPRTVAAYAATAAPTAMLGLPFSVYLPPYIAEGGVIAVALVGLLFSLTTIWDGVVDPLIGTMVDRFRPGMGAHRRWMLIAMVPLLGLLAFIVTAGNLLPFAALFIVLVLFYSSFSLYEVAQLSWGAALVRAPADSAMLYGMRDWASKIALLVAFAAPAAAQFFVPGLSLQGRIMAYAGVMLVVAPVALYAIRHIPRRAVVAEPGIGWRHELRASLSFPPLMLLCGVQFLNSFAFGSLTALFVFFAAWVLDLDDRSALLLFASFIGGALASPGWAWLARRFGKPPMMMAMGLLIGSLLVATLAQQPEGFGQAAIFSLLLGTGFVGLLFIYSMLADLIPHDARRCGRNRSAFLFAILNLMAKFGVAAAIGVSYLALDFIGFDPANGAAAARQLHLLFVLQPTLSWLVMVGLLLLLHRRMARLPARL; encoded by the coding sequence TTGGCCACCACCGCCCCGACCCTGTCCGCCCGCGGCGTCGAATCGTCGGCGCTCACCCCGCGCACCGTCGCGGCCTATGCCGCGACCGCCGCACCGACCGCGATGCTCGGCCTCCCGTTCAGCGTCTATCTGCCGCCCTATATCGCCGAAGGCGGGGTGATTGCGGTCGCGCTCGTCGGGCTCCTCTTTTCGCTCACCACGATATGGGACGGTGTCGTCGACCCGCTGATCGGCACGATGGTCGACCGCTTCCGTCCCGGGATGGGCGCGCATCGCCGCTGGATGCTGATCGCGATGGTGCCGCTGCTCGGCTTGCTGGCCTTCATCGTCACCGCCGGGAACCTGCTACCCTTTGCCGCGCTCTTTATCGTGCTGGTTCTCTTCTATTCGAGCTTCAGCCTCTACGAGGTCGCGCAGCTGTCGTGGGGGGCGGCGCTCGTGCGTGCGCCGGCCGACAGCGCCATGCTCTACGGCATGCGCGACTGGGCGTCGAAGATCGCGCTGCTCGTCGCCTTCGCCGCGCCGGCGGCGGCGCAATTCTTCGTCCCCGGGCTCAGCCTTCAGGGGCGCATCATGGCCTATGCCGGGGTGATGCTGGTCGTCGCGCCCGTCGCGCTCTATGCGATCCGCCATATCCCGCGCCGCGCGGTCGTCGCCGAACCGGGCATCGGCTGGCGGCACGAACTGCGCGCATCGCTTTCCTTTCCGCCGCTGATGCTGCTGTGCGGGGTGCAGTTTCTCAACAGCTTCGCCTTCGGTTCGCTGACCGCGCTGTTCGTCTTTTTCGCGGCGTGGGTGCTCGACCTCGACGATCGCAGCGCGCTGCTGCTCTTTGCGAGCTTCATCGGCGGCGCGCTGGCGTCGCCCGGCTGGGCGTGGCTCGCGCGCCGCTTCGGCAAGCCGCCAATGATGATGGCGATGGGATTGCTGATCGGTTCGCTGCTCGTCGCGACGCTGGCGCAGCAGCCCGAGGGGTTCGGGCAGGCGGCTATTTTCTCGCTTCTGCTCGGGACTGGCTTCGTCGGGCTGCTGTTCATCTATTCGATGCTCGCCGACCTGATCCCGCACGATGCCCGGCGTTGCGGTCGCAACCGCTCGGCCTTTCTCTTCGCGATTCTCAATCTGATGGCGAAATTCGGTGTCGCGGCGGCGATCGGGGTCAGCTATCTGGCGCTCGACTTCATCGGCTTCGATCCGGCGAACGGCGCCGCGGCGGCGCGCCAGCTCCATCTGCTCTTCGTGCTCCAGCCGACGCTGAGCTGGCTCGTCATGGTCGGGCTGCTGCTGCTGCTCCATCGCAGAATGGCGCGCCTTCCCGCCCGCCTTTGA
- the rplK gene encoding 50S ribosomal protein L11: MAKKISGYIKLQVPAGAANPSPPLGPALGQRGVNIMEFCKAFNAATDGLEKGTPTPTIITVFADKSFAFVTKTPPATYLIKKAANLKSGSKEPGKLSAGKIARSKLAEIAEIKMKDLNANDIEQATKIIEGSARSMGLEVTEG, encoded by the coding sequence ATGGCCAAGAAGATTAGCGGCTACATCAAGCTGCAGGTGCCCGCCGGCGCCGCCAACCCGTCGCCGCCGCTCGGGCCGGCGCTCGGTCAGCGCGGTGTCAACATCATGGAATTCTGCAAGGCGTTCAACGCCGCGACCGACGGCCTGGAAAAGGGTACGCCGACCCCGACCATCATCACCGTCTTCGCCGACAAGAGCTTCGCCTTCGTCACCAAGACGCCCCCGGCGACCTATCTGATCAAGAAGGCCGCGAACCTGAAGTCGGGTTCGAAGGAGCCCGGCAAGCTCAGCGCCGGCAAGATCGCGCGCTCGAAGCTCGCCGAAATCGCCGAGATCAAGATGAAGGATCTCAACGCGAACGATATCGAACAGGCGACGAAGATCATCGAAGGCAGCGCGCGCTCGATGGGCCTCGAAGTGACGGAGGGCTGA
- a CDS encoding ABA4-like family protein encodes MSWDTLFLVANYWAIAAWLVLAFAPRGPRILSLLMYAGVFLLCLAYTVLIAGFLSGSIDAGGQGGAMDFTTLAGVMKLFDTPGGATLGWIHYLAFDLFTGMWIARDADQKGVGRIVQFPFLFFTLMAGPVGLFLWLIVRERRARGQGKRAK; translated from the coding sequence ATGAGCTGGGACACGCTGTTTCTGGTAGCGAATTACTGGGCCATCGCGGCCTGGCTGGTCCTCGCGTTCGCGCCGCGCGGACCCAGGATCCTGTCGCTGCTCATGTACGCGGGCGTCTTTCTCCTCTGCCTCGCCTACACCGTGCTGATCGCGGGCTTCCTCTCCGGCTCGATCGACGCGGGCGGGCAGGGCGGGGCGATGGACTTCACCACCCTCGCCGGCGTGATGAAGCTGTTCGACACGCCGGGCGGTGCGACGCTCGGCTGGATCCACTATCTCGCCTTCGACCTTTTCACCGGCATGTGGATCGCGCGCGACGCCGACCAGAAGGGGGTCGGCCGCATCGTCCAGTTTCCCTTCCTGTTCTTCACGCTGATGGCGGGGCCCGTAGGCCTGTTCCTGTGGCTGATCGTGCGCGAACGTCGCGCACGGGGGCAGGGGAAACGCGCGAAGTGA
- a CDS encoding acyl-CoA thioesterase II → MTTLSPEQVEARIARARAINASVDAGRVVGAVARLFDLDAVPGVDDEFTFPALATTARDRIFGGQVIAQAMVAAARTVDSDKRVHSLHAYFLRGGDETKPLHFRVHRDFDGRSFANRRVVVRQDGKVIFNLTASFQKPAPGFAHQVPMPDLLPPEDCVDFLEAIAADPHVSEDSFDHMARRRPFELRNHRPPASAKATQHYQWFRVAAPIGDDPLVHQGFLAFASDMGLLSSAMLPHGLNWSTPGLFSTSLDHAMWFHDDVRVDEWFVYVMDSDWSGASRGINRGSIYRRDGTLIASAVQEGLLRLVPQG, encoded by the coding sequence ATGACAACCCTCTCTCCCGAACAGGTTGAAGCGCGCATCGCGCGCGCGCGCGCGATCAACGCCAGCGTCGATGCGGGTCGGGTTGTCGGCGCGGTTGCGCGCCTGTTCGATCTCGACGCCGTGCCCGGGGTCGACGACGAATTTACCTTTCCGGCGCTCGCGACCACCGCGCGCGATCGCATCTTCGGCGGGCAGGTGATCGCGCAGGCGATGGTCGCCGCGGCGCGCACCGTCGATTCCGACAAGCGCGTCCATTCGCTCCACGCCTATTTTCTGCGCGGCGGCGACGAGACCAAGCCGCTCCATTTTCGCGTCCACCGCGATTTCGACGGGCGCAGCTTCGCCAATCGCCGCGTCGTCGTGCGTCAGGACGGCAAGGTGATCTTCAACCTCACCGCCTCGTTCCAGAAACCGGCGCCGGGCTTTGCGCATCAGGTGCCGATGCCCGACCTGCTGCCGCCCGAGGATTGCGTCGATTTTCTCGAGGCCATCGCCGCCGACCCCCATGTGTCGGAGGATTCGTTCGACCATATGGCGCGGCGGCGGCCGTTCGAACTGCGCAACCATCGCCCGCCCGCCTCGGCCAAGGCGACGCAGCACTATCAGTGGTTCCGCGTCGCGGCGCCGATCGGCGACGACCCGCTCGTCCACCAGGGTTTCCTGGCCTTTGCCTCGGACATGGGGCTGCTGTCGTCGGCGATGCTGCCGCACGGGCTCAACTGGTCGACCCCGGGCCTGTTTTCGACCAGCCTCGACCATGCGATGTGGTTTCACGACGATGTGCGCGTCGACGAATGGTTCGTCTATGTGATGGACAGCGACTGGTCGGGTGCCAGCCGCGGGATCAACCGCGGTTCGATCTACCGCCGCGACGGCACGCTGATCGCGTCAGCGGTGCAGGAAGGGCTGTTGCGCCTCGTTCCGCAGGGCTGA
- the secE gene encoding preprotein translocase subunit SecE codes for MAKTSPGEFIRQVRAEAGKIVWPTSRETVQTTILVLIMTTILAFFFLGVDTVFNAIVSWLTSLAR; via the coding sequence ATGGCCAAGACCAGCCCGGGCGAATTTATCCGTCAGGTACGCGCCGAAGCCGGCAAGATCGTGTGGCCCACGAGCCGCGAGACGGTGCAGACGACGATCCTGGTGCTCATCATGACCACGATCCTCGCGTTCTTCTTTCTCGGCGTCGACACGGTTTTCAACGCGATCGTCAGCTGGCTGACGTCGCTCGCGCGCTGA
- a CDS encoding DUF938 domain-containing protein — MPGDGDPSVRRHAPATARNRDAIAGVLADWLPQAGTVLEVASGSGEHAVHFAAAFPHLDWQPSDPDPAGLASIAAWRDDARLGNLAPPLALDASVPEWPATRADAILCINMVHISPWEATLGLFAGAARLLVPGAPLVLYGAYVEPGVPTAESNLAFDANLRARNAAWGLRDTAAVKAAAGDAGFVFAERRAMPANNLMLLFRRD, encoded by the coding sequence ATGCCGGGCGACGGCGATCCGTCGGTCCGGCGCCACGCTCCTGCCACGGCACGCAACCGCGACGCAATCGCCGGGGTCCTCGCCGACTGGCTCCCGCAGGCGGGGACGGTGCTGGAGGTCGCGAGCGGTTCGGGCGAACATGCGGTGCATTTCGCCGCCGCCTTTCCGCACCTCGACTGGCAGCCGAGCGATCCCGATCCCGCGGGCCTCGCCTCGATCGCCGCGTGGCGCGACGACGCGAGGCTCGGGAATCTCGCCCCGCCGCTGGCGCTCGATGCGTCGGTGCCCGAATGGCCCGCGACGCGTGCCGATGCGATCCTCTGCATCAACATGGTGCATATCAGCCCGTGGGAAGCAACGCTCGGCCTCTTCGCCGGTGCGGCGCGGCTGCTCGTGCCGGGTGCGCCGCTGGTCCTTTATGGCGCCTATGTCGAGCCCGGCGTCCCGACCGCCGAAAGCAATCTGGCGTTCGACGCGAACCTGCGAGCGCGCAACGCGGCATGGGGCCTGCGCGATACGGCTGCGGTCAAGGCCGCAGCGGGCGACGCGGGCTTCGTCTTCGCCGAACGGCGGGCGATGCCCGCGAATAATCTGATGCTGCTCTTCCGCCGCGACTGA
- the rplA gene encoding 50S ribosomal protein L1 translates to MAKLTKKQKALEGKVDALKLHGVDEALKTVRELASAKFDETLEIAMNLGVDPRHADQMVRGVVTLPAGTGKDVKVAVFARGDNAEKALAAGADKVGAEDLMEDMLAGNLDYGRVIATPDMMGIVGRLGKTLGPKGLMPNPKLGTVTPNVAEAVKAAKGGQIEFRVEKAGIIHAGLGKLSFGEEKLRQNFDAFVDAIVKAKPAGAKGKYVRKIALSSSMGPGVKVDTTDVTGA, encoded by the coding sequence ATGGCAAAGCTGACCAAGAAGCAGAAGGCCCTCGAGGGCAAGGTCGACGCGCTGAAGCTGCACGGCGTCGACGAAGCGCTGAAGACCGTTCGTGAACTCGCTTCGGCCAAGTTCGACGAAACGCTCGAAATCGCGATGAACCTGGGCGTCGATCCGCGCCACGCCGACCAGATGGTCCGCGGCGTCGTCACGCTCCCCGCCGGCACCGGCAAGGACGTCAAGGTTGCCGTGTTCGCGCGCGGCGACAACGCCGAAAAGGCGCTGGCCGCCGGCGCCGACAAGGTCGGTGCCGAAGACCTGATGGAAGACATGCTCGCGGGCAACCTCGACTATGGCCGCGTCATTGCGACGCCGGACATGATGGGCATCGTCGGCCGCCTCGGCAAGACGCTGGGTCCGAAGGGCCTGATGCCGAACCCGAAGCTGGGCACCGTGACCCCGAACGTCGCCGAAGCCGTGAAGGCCGCCAAGGGTGGTCAGATCGAATTCCGCGTCGAAAAGGCGGGCATCATCCACGCGGGCCTCGGCAAGCTGTCGTTCGGCGAGGAAAAGCTCCGCCAGAACTTCGACGCCTTCGTCGACGCGATCGTCAAGGCCAAGCCGGCCGGCGCCAAGGGCAAGTACGTCCGCAAGATCGCGCTGTCGTCGTCGATGGGCCCGGGTGTGAAGGTCGACACGACCGACGTCACCGGCGCCTGA